The Pocillopora verrucosa isolate sample1 chromosome 2, ASM3666991v2, whole genome shotgun sequence genome has a segment encoding these proteins:
- the LOC131798648 gene encoding uncharacterized protein, with protein MRGIPGCGPGVWELIMKVKSSKSILRYDSHHWTSQASYQSVKGGGEFKLPGYWLRNFTKICVTMYFEANSSTNYTSILLNYPAQSLHSALHEGIKILPVELPKMTIPFGIDSGCLVKGLNMHGPASWPIKSRVGVRSKESPPCSMPYLVRGIGIGSQQVPEMSCGEIIISNNTKLSPKYLLQSFPALCRIYIQ; from the exons ATGAGAGGAATTCCTGGATGCGGGCCTGGAGTATGGGAACTGATAATGAAAGTCAAAAGTTCAAAG AGCATCTTGCGCTATGATTCTCACCACTGGACCAGCCAAGCTTCATATCAATCAGTAAAGGGGGGAGGTGAATTCAAACTTCCCGGATATTGGCTCAGAAATTTCACCAAAATATGTGTCACCATGTATTTTGAAGCAAACTCCTCCACGAACTACACAAGTATTCTGCTAAACTATCCTGCTCAATCACTTCACTCTGCTCTGCACGAGGGGATTAAGATATTGCCAGTGGAATTGCCCAAGATGACGATTCCATTCGGTATCGACAGCGGTTGTTTGGTAAAAGGCCTAAACATGCACGGGCCAGCTTCATGGCCGATCAAATCACGCGTTGGAGTAAGGTCCAAGGAGTCCCCACCATGCTCCATGCCGTATTTGGTGCGCGGTATTGGTATTGGCTCTCAGCAAGTACCTGAAATGAGTTGTGGTGAAATCATCATAAGTAACAATACAAAGTTATCACCAAAGTATTTGTTACAATCATTTCCAGCTCTCTGCAGAATCTATATTCAGTAA